Proteins from one Novosphingobium pentaromativorans US6-1 genomic window:
- a CDS encoding copper resistance protein B, whose protein sequence is MARQSVRALASASLLVMGMIAPQLAAAQDAPIDHSMHGSMHDGNGMDMPMDAGEAMPAGNHEMPMDMPMGEGHSAHAGHIMAEPDVADQPGNAPPPAVPTDHSADRYFPQERMEAARDALLKHSAFSTLALQVDRLEYRVRDGRDGYGWEGEAWYGGDIDRIVVASESEGTFGEAAERVEVAAYWRHALDPWFNLQLGARHDLRPDPQRTYAMLGIQGLAPYWFEVEGQMLVSDKGDVHARGKASYDQRLTQVLVLEPEVEFDFAFQDVPEIGVGAGFERVELGARLRYDANRSLAPYIGVNWERQLGETARLSRAAGEGVSDFSAVVGIRAMF, encoded by the coding sequence ATGGCGCGCCAATCCGTCCGAGCGTTAGCTTCCGCATCGTTGCTCGTCATGGGCATGATCGCCCCGCAGCTCGCTGCGGCGCAGGACGCGCCCATTGACCATTCCATGCACGGATCCATGCATGACGGGAATGGCATGGACATGCCCATGGATGCTGGCGAGGCCATGCCCGCTGGCAACCATGAGATGCCGATGGACATGCCCATGGGCGAGGGGCATTCCGCCCATGCCGGCCACATCATGGCGGAGCCGGACGTCGCCGATCAGCCGGGCAACGCGCCGCCGCCGGCGGTGCCGACCGATCACTCTGCCGACCGCTATTTTCCGCAGGAGCGAATGGAGGCAGCGCGCGATGCGCTGTTGAAGCACTCCGCTTTCTCTACGCTGGCGCTCCAGGTCGACCGCCTCGAGTATCGCGTGAGGGACGGCAGGGACGGTTACGGCTGGGAAGGCGAAGCCTGGTACGGTGGCGACATCGACCGGATCGTCGTCGCCAGCGAAAGCGAGGGAACGTTCGGGGAGGCTGCGGAGCGCGTAGAAGTCGCCGCCTATTGGCGCCATGCTCTCGATCCCTGGTTCAACCTGCAGCTTGGCGCACGGCACGATTTGCGTCCGGACCCCCAGCGCACTTACGCCATGCTCGGTATCCAGGGGCTGGCGCCCTACTGGTTCGAGGTGGAGGGGCAGATGCTCGTGTCCGACAAGGGGGATGTGCACGCGCGCGGCAAGGCATCCTACGATCAGCGCCTGACACAGGTGCTGGTGCTCGAGCCTGAAGTCGAATTCGACTTTGCGTTTCAGGACGTGCCGGAAATAGGCGTCGGGGCCGGTTTCGAAAGGGTCGAGCTGGGCGCGCGGCTGCGTTACGACGCCAATCGCTCGCTCGCGCCGTATATTGGCGT